TCAGTTCACTCCTGCTTTGAACCATGCTGTCTAGCTTCCAAAGGGCTTGGCAGTTTTCTTTGAGGCAAAGCCATTCGGGGTCTGTTTCCGGGTCCGCCCCAATCTCGATTGCGTCCTCCGTTCTACCGTCTTCTTGCCCCGGTTCTGCGGAAACTGAAACATTAACAATGTCCGGATCCAAAGAATACAGCGCCGAAAGGAACGTGGAAGCTGAAACTTTGTTGGCGTTCCGCACAAAATCCTGAAAGCCAATCAGCTTGCCATCTTCGTCGAGCATAGAACTTGGCAGGCCCGTCAAGCGATGGATGCCGTAAGGCAGTTTAACTAGGTTGCCATAGTTTGCCGCTGAAGCGCGGGTCTGTTTGGGGAATATCTCTATGCCCAGCGGCAGGTTTTCCAGACTCACCTGTGCCGCTATCCTCTGAGCCAGGCTCCTGGCGAATTTTGCGGAAACCGGTTCCTCCAGCAGGATCCAGATATGATAGCCTTTGTAGCCGCTGAATTCCAGATTCATCTCCAAACCATAAGTCCGCAGCACGGCGCGGAAATTGGATGTAACCCTCTGGTAGCCGTTCTCCAGCCAAAGCCGGAAATCCTGGTCATGCAAGTCATCTAGGTGCGACTTGTTAAGATCAAGGTCAAAGACGATCCAGTTTACCCGGTTGGCCAGGTCCAGTTGATACACGCCGATCGTCTGGATGCCGAGTAGGTGGTTGCGTAAGTGGTTTATGTTAAGGGGTTCATGCACTGGATTGTAGCCGTGTTTTCCGTCGTCGGAGATCCACTGGCGGGCATGGCAGTTTTCTCTGCCCCGGAAGACGCGGAGCATTGTCAGCAGATCCGCCTCGGAAAAATCCGAAGTTTGCGCGTCATCTCCGGGGTTAGATTCAGCTGCTGATCTGTCTGCTGATGGCAATAACACCCCGTTTGCTGCCGCTAGTTCCTCCAATTTGCCTGCCTGTTCCCGGTCGTCATTGTCCCGGCAATGCTTCCGGCAATCAAGATAATAGGGCCGATGGTCCGGGAAGGACTCCAGGCGAGAATTGATAAATTCAAGATAATCTGAGGCAACATGATGGAGTCTGAGTATCCTTGCCTTCTGCAAGGCGGCGGAATGGTTTTTAGGATCTTCCGAGAGAATGTCAGACAATTGGGCAAGCGCTTCGTCTATACGCCCCAGCATAAGTAACCAGCGAGCCAATTCCTCTTTTTCCGCGCCATCAAG
This DNA window, taken from Candidatus Cloacimonadota bacterium, encodes the following:
- a CDS encoding CRISPR-associated primase-polymerase type A1, whose protein sequence is MTNPNMLLNQGTQAGTLPSDFHECRVRFNRSFLSEDLEYAGQACSVAQNLADLDGAEKEELARWLLMLGRIDEALAQLSDILSEDPKNHSAALQKARILRLHHVASDYLEFINSRLESFPDHRPYYLDCRKHCRDNDDREQAGKLEELAAANGVLLPSADRSAAESNPGDDAQTSDFSEADLLTMLRVFRGRENCHARQWISDDGKHGYNPVHEPLNINHLRNHLLGIQTIGVYQLDLANRVNWIVFDLDLNKSHLDDLHDQDFRLWLENGYQRVTSNFRAVLRTYGLEMNLEFSGYKGYHIWILLEEPVSAKFARSLAQRIAAQVSLENLPLGIEIFPKQTRASAANYGNLVKLPYGIHRLTGLPSSMLDEDGKLIGFQDFVRNANKVSASTFLSALYSLDPDIVNVSVSAEPGQEDGRTEDAIEIGADPETDPEWLCLKENCQALWKLDSMVQSRSELTAGQKNVLRYTCGYLKNGPAIVNSLLRRLPGYDSRDLMRSAFRGNSMGCPKIRLLLGDLLEKGTCNCEFGDAQAMYPTPLLHLKQLEDRRPAPLRENDLKLREMVSNYLKLKKDSQTLSERLSEAETDILTAFADAGVDAITTPYGVLTRSGKPDDASLVLKLK